A portion of the Chelmon rostratus isolate fCheRos1 chromosome 15, fCheRos1.pri, whole genome shotgun sequence genome contains these proteins:
- the LOC121618653 gene encoding CD109 antigen-like, whose amino-acid sequence MDRIWTLVVCLGVVSSAAPGSTQDSSGVLFLISGPEVLQAGTPTPLAVTVLADFSGRVMAEVVHGSTKVAQTEDFQGGLTRVLTLPPILGSITKNTLLNLTLSGYRGDDLIFTNTTSLKFSPRNVSTFIQTDRSRYQPGDTVRVRIVCVRLDNRPYKGRVDISVQDPSGSVVDRWGSTGNLGIVLQEFGLSQTPLLGQWAITTTVNGMTDQRAFIVEHYERPPFEVLFKTASQILVGEDVSGSVRALYPSGQPVLGTLTVSVTLASAASPFIHTQTKEIYGSTGFLFSKDLLQDLHDSSGTSSDGRLHVAASVADSSTGVKVNQTSEIHLMKNTFQLAFYDFPPALKPSLHFSSKLRISRYDRKPLSSVDLMYSAVVEVTQRTSMATAEPTTLTLPVPEDGNIHVRFKLQDQVVMLFIRARFQSSEETLRVYNNYSSPSGSYIQISPIETLPAQVGLPLQLDIESTFQPTDLHFVVSSRGQVVAAGTETSSSFSLTPAVSWSPEACVTVYCILSDGEVTSDTADIPINQHHYVSLNWSSDRAQPGEQVSLTVTALEPRSQVRIMVMGTRGDAPPADLDLKAEQECNIKMLTNARLHKKNKPSGPKNDDDALMVEKYWSHWLDTAESLLWLDANVSDKTWTSEEITVPDGFTSLRAVALVMSDNLGLGFTPAPQKLSVSKDFSLSLDVPSHLIRGEEIVLQVNIINHLEHDVEVILLIAQSEAFEFVLADDGDVSVVNAQKLILGSHASASALFPIRLLALGMMEITVDAISAEASDSLVWTVLVKPEGVERSFSETLFLELAPIKHNNSRSVSFSFPPDVVPGSQRAHVALVGDILALSISNLESLVQMPLGCGEQNMIHFAPSVYVLQYLDKSAQDNKETRSRALGYMKEGYRRQLSYQRADGSFSAFLGTSGSTWLTAFVLRCFLQAQPYMQVDQSVLSRAMVWLLKRQGPHGEFGEVGRLIHTEMQGGLDNGPVALTAYVLMALLEDGSYADMYSGNVSLARRYLEDKVSSGGLSNYSLCLVAYALALANSPVASTALTELSRRADYADGVMMWSSSAGRESHDWQPRSAQIEMTSYVLLALFRRGSLVEGIALMKWLSKQRNHLGGYGTTQDTVIALQAMAYYAAFSGANAIDLRLRIYAPKSLFVSIFHINSTTYETYQSQEINADEHVDLNIYMEGRGFAIFQLNIFYNLESKAFSQSLRHATHEEAFSLDVDVTEERDHNHMLLSICTRLKDDQTIPHTGMVILDVGMLSGFSLSPAATPTDLIRKVEVLPEKVILYLDSLTKSEVCIRLPVVRDYKVARVQDAVVQVYDYYEPTRKATRTYNSDVLHNMNSCFFCGEDCGRCTSGFTLAVSSQMSSRPVSSVTHSLVFLFLGVAAFFY is encoded by the exons ATGGATCGGATCTGGACCCTGGTTGTGTGTTTGGGAGTTGTGAGTTCTGCTGCGCCTGGCTCGACTCAGGATTCATCCGG GGTGTTGTTTCTGATCTCGGGTCCGGAGGTGTTGCAGGCTGGGACACCCACTCCGCTGGCTGTCACCGTCCTTGCTGACTTCTCTGGCAGGGTGATGGCAGAAGTGGTGCATGGCAGCACCAAAGTGGCCCAAACAGAGGACTTCCAAGGAG GTTTGACCAGAGTCCTCACACTCCCTCCT ATTCTTGGATCTATAACCAAGAACACCCTCTTAAACTTGACGCTGAGCGGCTACAGGGGGGACGATCTCATTTTCACCAACACCACCAGCCTCAAATTCAGCCCCAGGAATGTCTCCACCTTCATTCAAACCGACAGATCACGCTACCAACCGGGCGACACTGTCAGAGTCAGAATTGTGTGTGTTCGGTTGGATAATCGTCCATACAAAGGCAGGGTGGATATCTCTGTACAG GATCCCAGTGGGAGTGTTGTGGACAGGTGGGGGTCCACAGGGAATCTGGGGATCGTGTTGCAGGAATTCGGTCTATCCCAGACGCCTCTTCTTGGCCAGTGGGCGATCACAACCACAGTGAAT GGCATGACTGATCAGAGAGCATTCATTGTGGAGCATTACG AGCGTCCTCCTTTTGAAGTGCTGTTCAAGACGGCGTCACAGATCCTCGTTGGAGAGGACGTGTCAGGATCAGTGAGAGCGCT TTACCCCAGTGGACAACCTGTACTTGGAACACTCACTGTCTCAGTCACTCTGGCATCTGCAGCCTCTCcattcatccacacacaaactaaaGAG ATCTACGGGTCAACAGGGTTTCTCTTCAGCAAAGATCTGCTTCAAGACCTTCACGATTCATCAGGAACCAGCAGCGACGGCCGATTACATGTTGCTGCCAGTGTTGCTGACAGCTCCACAG GAGTTAAAGTGAACCAAACGAGTGAAATCCATCTTATGAAGAACACATTCCAGCTTGCATTCTACGATTTTCCACCTGCACTAAAGCCATCTTTACACTTCTCTTCAAAA CTGAGGATCTCTCGATATGACAGAAAGCCACTGAGCTCAGTGGATCTAATGTACTCTGCTGTGGTTGAAGTCACTCAGAGAACATCCATGGCGACTGCTGAGCCTACGACTCTGACACTTCCAGTGCCCGAGGACGGGAACATCCACGTTCGGTTTAAGTTACAGGATCAAGTAGTGATGCTTTTTATTAGG GCAAGATTCCAATCCAGTGAGGAGACTCTGAGGGTCTACAACAACTACTCCTCTCCTAGTGGCTCATATATTCAGATCTCCCCAATCGAAACCTTACCTGCACAG GTTGGATTGCCTCTTCAGCTGGACATAGAGAGCACCTTTCAGCCAACTGATCTCCACTTTGTG GTGAGCTCTAGAGGTCAAGTGGTGGCCGCTGGGACAGagacttcttcctctttctctctgacgCCAGCAGTGTCCTGGTCCCCTGAGGCCTGTGTCACTGTCTACTGCATCCTTTCTGACGGGGAGGTCACCAGCGACACAGCGGACATACCCATCAACCAACACCACTAT GTGTCTCTAAACTGGAGCAGCGACAGAGCCCAGCCAGGTGAGCAGGTATCCCTCACGGTGACTGCTCTTGAACCCAGGTCCCAGGTAAGAATCATGGTAATGGGGACACGAGGTGACGCTCCGCCGGCTGACCTCGACTTGAAGGCGGAGCAG GAATGTAATATTAAGATGCTGACCAATGCCAGGCTACATAAGAAAAACAAGCCCAGTGGACCTAAAAATG ACGATGATGCCTTAATGGTAGAGAAGTACTGGAGCCACTGGTTGGATACCGCTGAATCTTTGCTGTGGTTAGATGCAAATGTAAG TGATAAAACGTGGACAAGTGAGGAGATAACAGTGCCAGACGGCTTCACGTCTCTGAGAGCCGTTGCACTGGTGATGTCAGACAACCTGGGTTTGGGCTTCACGCCTGCACCGcaaaaa CTGAGCGTGTCCAAAGATTTTTCCCTGTCTCTGGACGTCCCATCACACCtcatcagaggagaggagattgtgctgcaggtgaacaTCATCAACCATTTAGAGCACGACGTGGAG GTCATCCTGCTGATAGCGCAGAGTGAGGCCTTTGAGTTTGTTTTGGCAGACGACGGGGATGTCTCTGTGGTAAATGCCCAAAAACTGATCTTAGGGAGCCATGCGTCTGCTTCGGCGCTGTTCCCTATAAGGCTTTTGGCTCTGGGCATGATGGAAATAACTGTGGACGCCATATCTGCGGAGGCCTCAGACAGCCTTGTTTGGACAGTGCTTGTGAAG CCTGAGGGAGTTGAACGGTCCTTCTCGGAGACTCTGTTCCTGGAGCTGGCACCaatcaaacacaacaattcCAGATccgtctccttctcctttccaCCAGATGTGGTGCCGGGCAGCCAGAGGGCCCATGTGGCATTGGTTG GCGATATCTTGGCCCTGTCCATCAGTAACTTGGAATCCCTGGTTCAGATGCCTCTTGGCTGTGGGGAGCAGAACATGATCCACTTTGCGCCGAGTGTGTATGTTCTGCAGTACCTGGACAAATCAGCCCAGGACAACAAGGAGACCCGGAGCAGAGCTCTGGGCTACATGAAGGAAG gATATCGGAGACAGCTGTCCTACCAACGAGCCGACGGCTCATTCAGTGCTTTTCTTGGCACCTCTGGGAGCACGTG GTTGACAGCCTTCGTGCTCCGGTGCTTCCTCCAGGCTCAGCCCTACATGCAGGTAGACCAGAGTGTCCTGAGCAGGGCCATGGTTTGGCTCTTGAAACGCCAGGGGCCACACGGGGAGTTCGGCGAGGTGGGCAGGTTGATCCACACGGAGATGCAGGGAGGGCTAGACAATGGCCCGGTGGCACTCACTGCCTATGTGCTGATGGCACTGCTGGAGGACGGCAGCTATGCG GACATGTACTCAGGTAACGTGTCCCTTGCCCGGAGGTACCTGGAGGACAAAGTGTCCAGTGGAGGGCTCAGTAACTACAGCCTGTGTCTGGTGGCCTATGCTTTAGCTCTGGCTAATAGTCCTGTGGCCAGCACTGCCCTGACTGAGCTCAGCAGGAGAGCAGACTACGCAG ATGGAGTCATGATGTGGAGCTCTTCGGCCGGCCGGGAGTCACATGACTGGCAGCCGCGCTCGGCGCAGATCGAGATGACCTCCTATGTGCTGCTGGCTCTCTTCAGGCGGGGCAGCTTGGTGGAGGGCATTGCGCTCATGAAATGGTTAAGCAAGCAGAGGAATCATCTCGGAGGCTACGGGACGACACAG gACACTGTAATTGCCCTCCAGGCTATGGCTTACTACGCTGCCTTCAGCGGCGCCAACGCCATCGACCTCAGGCTCAGAATATATGCCCCAAAGTCTTTGTTTGTGTCAATATTTCACATAAACTCCACCACCTATGAGACGTACCAGAGCCAAGAG ATTAATGCTGACGAACATGTCGACCTAAATATATACATGGAGGGAAGAGGATTTGCAATATTTCAG CTGAATATCTTTTACAACCTGGAGAGCAAAGCATTTTCACAGAGCCTCCGGCACGCCACGCACGAGGAGGCTTTCTCGCTGGATGTGGATGTTACTGAGGAAAGAGACCACAATCACATGCTGTTATCGATATGCACCAG ATTAAAGGACGATCAGACGATACCTCACACAGGCATGGTCATATTGGATGTGGGCATGCTCAGTGGTTTCAGTCTCTCGCCTGCAGCTACGCCAACCGATCTTATCAGGAAGGTGGAGGTACTGCCAGAGAAAGTCATCCTCTACCTAGATTCA